The Candidatus Poribacteria bacterium sequence TTATAATCAGGGACCAGGTCCAGATATCAAAACGCCTCATCAAATCATTGAGGTGAAAACAGCCGACACTATTACAGATGCTGCTCGGCAGCTTCGAGGGTACAGAGGTCCCGTCTACGTAGTTGGAGTGGATGCCAAAGCCACTGGAGTGGCCCTAGAGTACTACAAAGACACAACAATTGGAGTGATGGCTGCTTCCGGTAAAATCCTGAAGCCCTCGACACGCAAAAGATCGTCTTCAATGAACATTGAAAAAGAAGAGCTTGCAACTGAACAAAGCGATACTGCGATCATGCTAGGAGAACGATTGAAAAGATTTAGGCTTGCTCGTGGTATGTCTCTTGACGACCTAGAGGCTGCTATTGATGGACTGGTTAGCAAGCAAGCACTATCAAAATATGAACGCGGGAAGATGCAACCAAAGGTGACGACACTCAATCGAATTGCTGCTGCATTGGGGGTTAAATCCGCTCAATTGTGGGGGGAACCAGCTTGTCATATTGAATGGGTTGCTTATCGAAAGCGCACTCGTTTGAGTAAAAAAGAACAAGAACAGTTACAAGGTTTTGTCGCTGAAGTGTTAGAGAAACGGATCGCGCTACTGGAGCGAATGGGTGAACGGAGCAGCCTCGAACTCCCGATTCAAGGTTTCCCTGTCCACAAACTGGACGACGCCGAAGGTGCCGCCCTCGCGCTTCGCCAGCAGTGGGAACTTGGCATTGACCCGATTGCAAACCTTGTGGGTGTGCTTGAAGATCACTTCATCCACATTATTGAGGTTGATGCCATTGAAACCTTTGATGGCATCTCTGCTGTGGTGCGAGATAATGACAAAAATGTGCTGGCGGCAGCAGTCGCAACGCGCCGAGGCGCACCGGGGGACCGGCATCGACTCAACATGGTGCACGAACTTGGGCATCTGATCCTAAAATTGGGTGAAGGTATTAATGCAGAAAAAGCTGCTTTCCGATTCGGTGCTGCTTTCCTCGCGCCGGCGGAGCACTTGCGCCGGGAAGTTGGTGATAAGCGAAGCCATATTCAACTAGAGGAACTCTTGTACCTCAAGCGGCGTTACGGAATGAGTATTCAAGCAATTCTGTTTCGGTTGAGGGATTTGCAAATTATTACCACCTCCCACTATAAGCGATGGTGCATGGACATTAACAAATTGGGTTGGAAAAAACGAGAACCGATTGAGATACCTTCCGAAAAACCAGAGCGGTTTCATCAGCAAGTGTTTCGTGCGCTTTCCGAAGGAGTAATAGAAGCGCGGGAAGCTGACCAATTGCTTAATGCTACCCTAGAAATTCCTTCACCTCAATCCCTTATTGAGCGTCGTGCTTTCTTGGAACTACCAACAGATTCGAGACGCAGCCTACTGAGAGAACAGGCCAAGCGGATGGTCGAATACTACCAAAACGATCCTGAATGGCACGAACTCGAAGGGGAAGACCTTGTCGAATACAAATCCACCTAATCCGCGTCGGGGAGAGGTTTGGGATTTAAACTTCGATCCGACGATTGGCTCAGAGATTCAGAAAATCCGTCCTGCTGTAGTTATCAATTCCGATGGCGTGGGACATCTACCTATTAAGTTGGTCTCCCCAATCACCGGTTGGCAAGACCGATTTTTGAGAAACATCTGGCATGTTCGTATCGAGCCTAGTGGTATGAACGGTCTAACAAAAATTTCAGCCGTTGACACACTGCAAATCCGGGGGGTGGATGTGAAACGCTTTATTAGCAGGCGAGGCAGACTCAGCGCAACACTTAGGCAAGAGATTACCGCGGCAATCGCCGCAATTATCGAACACCAATAACCCAAGGGGAAACGTTCCTTACGCCTGCCTTCGACAGACTGACAGCAAGCTGATGACTCAGAATAACACCTTCAAAAGTGACAGATTTAACGATTGATGAGTTTAGAGACCCTATTCGGGTAGTTGTCATACAAACGCTGTCAGAAATGATGGACGACCCCGATGAAGGACTGGAATTGCGCGGTGACTTCGCCGAAGAGCTTCAGGACTCCCTTAACACTGTGAAAATTGGTGGTAAAACCGCTTCTGTGCAGCAAGTCGCTGAAAAGTTGGGGTTGACTTGATGATGTATAATATCAATAGAACTTACGCACACGGTCAAAAAATAGGTTATAATATAGTGAACCAAAAACGGGAAGAATGGCAGGAAGCTACCTCCAATCTTCCAACCTTACATTACTTTAACCCAATTTGCTAGTGCGTATTGACATTTATCAGGAAATTTGTTCATAAATCAATACTGGTTTGACAGGTCAGCAAACCTTCAGTGGAATCTTGCTCATAAATCGAGCTAATATGGCAGGGCAGCAAACCGTTCACAGGCAACCGCTTTAGCATAGGGCACATCTGTAAAACCGCTGAAGTGTAGAGGCCATCGGGATTCTTGGCACACCCGCCAATTATGAGTACCCGTATAGGGCATTGAAAATATTTTTTTTACCTGTCAGTGCCCTGCCAAACCTGTGAATTGTACGGGGGTGGGGTGTAAATAGCGATACCGATTTTTCTCTTTTTATCTGCGACAATCAACGAAATCTGCGTCCCTATCTGTTCTTAGAACTGAAGTGCGTAAGGCCTAATCTTAAACAAACAATTTTATAAGGAATCATAAAGAATGACTTTTCAAGAAATAATACTCGCTTTGGAGAGATTTTGGGCGGATTACGGCTGCACCATCCAGCAACCAACTGATGTGGAGGTCGGCGCAGGAACATTCAATCCCGCCACCTTCCTACGCTGCCTCGGACCAGAGCCGTGGCAGGTCGCTTACGTCGAACCCTCACGTCGCCCCGCCGACGGTCGGTACGGCGAAAATCCGTTTCGGCTTGGGGCGTACTACCAATATCAGGTGATTCTTAAACCCGCACCGACAGATGTGCTGCCGCTCTATCTTGAGAGTTTACGGCATCTCGGAATTGACTCCCGCCAAAATGACTTCCGTTTCGTTGAGGACGATTGGGAGGCACCGACGCTAGGAGGATCTGGACTCGGTTGGGAGGTCTGGTGGAACGGTGCTGAAGTAACACAATTCACCTACTTCCAACAGATGGGAAGTATTGAGTTGGATCCGATCTGCGCTGAATTGACATATGGGCTTGAACGCATCGCGCTCTATCTACAAGATGTCGGCAGTTTCTTTGACATCAAATGGAATGATCAGCTTGTCTATGGGGACGTATATCACCAGAGCGAAGTGGAATTCTCCAAATACCATTTCGAGAGTGCAGACGTTGAGACGCTATTTGACCTCTTTGACGCCTATGAGAAAGAGGCGTTAGCCTGCTTAAAAGCCGATTTAATCCTGCCGGCAACGGATTATGTCCTAAAGTGTTCGCATACCTTCAACGTCCTTGACGCCCGCGGCGTCATCAGCGTAACGGAACGCGTAGGCTACATCGAGCGTGTCCGCCGCCTCGCGCAACGGACAGCACGGGGTTATGTCGCGCAACGTGAAGAAATAGGGCATCCGCTGTTGGATCGTTGGAAACCCAAGACAGAGCGAGAGGTGACTGAAGAAAAGGTTTGGGACACCCGGTCAGCGCCTCAGGAACAGGCTGAAGGACAAACAGAAAGCGAAACATCTGCGGATTTTCTCCTAGAGATTGGAACAGAAGAGATCCCCGCGGGCTATATCCCACCGGTCTTGGATCAGCTTCGGGAGGTTGCCGCCCAATCGCTTACAGAGGAGCGGCTTCCGTTTGAAGATATCCGGACGCTGGGAACCCCGCGACGCCTAACCTTATGGATCAAGGGACTCACAACCCTACAACCGGATCAGGTCACTGAGGTCGTCGGTCCCCCGAAACGCGTCGCCTACGATGGGGATGCGAATCCCACCAAAGCGGCGATCGGTTTCGCAAAGACGCAAGGGGTCAACGTCGAAGATCTAAAAATCGTTGAAACAGAGCGGGGAGAATATGTCGCTGCAGATAAACTCGAAAAGGGGCAATCCGCCCACGATTTTCTCAAAACAGAGGTTCCTGAATGGATCCAATCGCTGAATTTTCCCAAGACGATGCGCTGGGATAATCTACGATTTGCGCGTCCTATACGATGGCTGGTTGCTCTGCTGGGGAATGGGGTGGTTGATTTCCAACTGGACACTTTGTGTTCGGGCAGGCAGACGTTCGGTCATCGCTCGTTGAATCCGGAACCGGTTCAACTCTCCTCTGCTTCGCTTGATGGCTATATAGAGAGTTTACGGGCAGTCAATGTGTTGGTTGATCCGGAGGAGCGACGAAAGGAGATTGAAAGCCAAGTTACGGAGACTCTTAAAGCC is a genomic window containing:
- a CDS encoding helix-turn-helix domain-containing protein, with translation MSTKHDETAKFIAAQKGVSYNQGPGPDIKTPHQIIEVKTADTITDAARQLRGYRGPVYVVGVDAKATGVALEYYKDTTIGVMAASGKILKPSTRKRSSSMNIEKEELATEQSDTAIMLGERLKRFRLARGMSLDDLEAAIDGLVSKQALSKYERGKMQPKVTTLNRIAAALGVKSAQLWGEPACHIEWVAYRKRTRLSKKEQEQLQGFVAEVLEKRIALLERMGERSSLELPIQGFPVHKLDDAEGAALALRQQWELGIDPIANLVGVLEDHFIHIIEVDAIETFDGISAVVRDNDKNVLAAAVATRRGAPGDRHRLNMVHELGHLILKLGEGINAEKAAFRFGAAFLAPAEHLRREVGDKRSHIQLEELLYLKRRYGMSIQAILFRLRDLQIITTSHYKRWCMDINKLGWKKREPIEIPSEKPERFHQQVFRALSEGVIEAREADQLLNATLEIPSPQSLIERRAFLELPTDSRRSLLREQAKRMVEYYQNDPEWHELEGEDLVEYKST
- a CDS encoding type II toxin-antitoxin system PemK/MazF family toxin, coding for MSNTNPPNPRRGEVWDLNFDPTIGSEIQKIRPAVVINSDGVGHLPIKLVSPITGWQDRFLRNIWHVRIEPSGMNGLTKISAVDTLQIRGVDVKRFISRRGRLSATLRQEITAAIAAIIEHQ
- the glyS gene encoding glycine--tRNA ligase subunit beta, translated to MTFQEIILALERFWADYGCTIQQPTDVEVGAGTFNPATFLRCLGPEPWQVAYVEPSRRPADGRYGENPFRLGAYYQYQVILKPAPTDVLPLYLESLRHLGIDSRQNDFRFVEDDWEAPTLGGSGLGWEVWWNGAEVTQFTYFQQMGSIELDPICAELTYGLERIALYLQDVGSFFDIKWNDQLVYGDVYHQSEVEFSKYHFESADVETLFDLFDAYEKEALACLKADLILPATDYVLKCSHTFNVLDARGVISVTERVGYIERVRRLAQRTARGYVAQREEIGHPLLDRWKPKTEREVTEEKVWDTRSAPQEQAEGQTESETSADFLLEIGTEEIPAGYIPPVLDQLREVAAQSLTEERLPFEDIRTLGTPRRLTLWIKGLTTLQPDQVTEVVGPPKRVAYDGDANPTKAAIGFAKTQGVNVEDLKIVETERGEYVAADKLEKGQSAHDFLKTEVPEWIQSLNFPKTMRWDNLRFARPIRWLVALLGNGVVDFQLDTLCSGRQTFGHRSLNPEPVQLSSASLDGYIESLRAVNVLVDPEERRKEIESQVTETLKAEGCSTTIDPELLNTVNFLVENPQAIMGSFSESHLSLPTEVLITPMKTQQRYFPMWQSDGKLAAKFITISNGTDANFDGVRHGNERVLHARLNDAAFFYNEDQKTSLEDKVDRLHNVVFQVKLGSLHDKITRLKELATFIAEEIGVDENIKGYIIRAASLCKADLTTQMVIEFPSLQGIIGKYYAENSGEPAAVASAIEEHYQPIAADAPIPRTDIGIIVALADKIDTIVGYFGINERPTGSQDPYSLRRHAIGTIRILHERNHRLALTSVIEKAVELYRVDFVEDTKTAVLDFIKGRMEVLLAGQSYMPDFNYAPDLIDAVLATDEVDVIDILERAAVLKTFREQPDFDRVYPALNRVLRILPDQPPTEIQSDLFHDEAEKQLEKVVEAAEAELSRSVQKRDYEELLTQLGELQPAIDQFFDDVMVMAEDAAIQSNRLALLNTIAQKVYPLADLTKLVIAGN